The following proteins are co-located in the Pseudomonas cavernae genome:
- a CDS encoding histone deacetylase, which produces MPLPLVYHDDYSPPFPADHRFPMEKFRLLRDHLVDSGLTTDADLLRPQPCPREVLALAHCPAYIERFLDGDLNAGEQRRLGLPWSEALARRTVRAVGGSLLAAELALEHGLACHLAGGTHHAHYDHASGFCIFNDLAVIARYLLEAGKVGRVLIFDCDVHQGDGTARILEHTPDAVTVSLHCENNFPARKATSDWDIPLPMGMGDAAYLKVVDDSLNYLLPLYQPDLVLYDAGVDVHQSDALGHLNLSDAGVEARDEAVLRHCREREIPVVGLIGGGYDQDRAALARRHGLLHHSAQRLWQEEHRAIARA; this is translated from the coding sequence ATGCCCCTGCCGCTGGTCTATCACGACGATTACAGCCCGCCCTTCCCGGCCGACCATCGCTTCCCGATGGAGAAATTCCGCCTGCTGCGCGACCACCTGGTAGACAGCGGCCTGACCACGGATGCCGATCTGCTGCGCCCCCAGCCCTGCCCGCGCGAGGTGCTCGCCCTCGCCCACTGCCCGGCCTATATCGAACGTTTCCTCGACGGCGATCTCAACGCCGGCGAGCAACGCCGCCTAGGCCTGCCCTGGAGCGAAGCGCTGGCGCGGCGCACCGTGCGCGCGGTGGGCGGCTCGCTGCTGGCCGCCGAACTGGCGCTCGAACACGGACTGGCCTGCCATCTGGCCGGCGGCACCCACCACGCCCATTACGACCACGCCTCGGGTTTCTGCATCTTCAACGACCTGGCCGTGATCGCCCGCTACCTGCTGGAAGCCGGCAAGGTCGGTCGCGTGCTGATCTTCGACTGCGACGTGCACCAGGGCGACGGCACCGCGCGCATCCTCGAACACACGCCGGACGCGGTCACCGTGTCGCTGCATTGCGAGAACAACTTCCCGGCGCGCAAGGCCACGAGCGACTGGGACATCCCGCTGCCGATGGGCATGGGTGACGCCGCCTACCTCAAGGTGGTCGACGACAGCCTCAACTACCTGCTGCCGCTCTATCAGCCGGACCTGGTGCTCTACGACGCCGGCGTCGACGTGCACCAGAGCGACGCCCTCGGCCACCTCAACCTCAGCGACGCCGGCGTGGAGGCGCGCGACGAGGCCGTGCTGCGCCACTGCCGCGAGCGCGAGATCCCGGTGGTCGGCCTGATCGGCGGCGGCTATGACCAGGACCGCGCGGCGCTGGCGCGACGCCATGGCCTGCTGCATCACAGCGCGCAGCGGCTGTGGCAGGAGGAGCATCGCGCAATAGCGAGGGCATAG
- a CDS encoding SagB/ThcOx family dehydrogenase, with the protein MKASDAVRAYHQLSKHQPERFAPGPGQLDWASQPVAFRRYSGTRLLELWQRPLEESPVYDAVFAGPLGAPAPLDRASLSQLLYDSLAISAWKAAGGSRWALRVNPSSGNLHPTEAYLLLPPGAVEDAGLLAHYTADAHALEVRAELPPALGQQLQAALPAGGCLLALASIPWREAWKYGERAYRYCQHDLGHALACLAIAASALGWQVRLLRGIAERELDTLFGLDRDGFHEAEAVDALLWIGPPQEREPRLPASLLRGLAALALHGTPNRLSRQYRDWPELARIQELCRAPALAPLPWQTPAAPVRADNPGLPLRPLLHRRRSAQAMDGKAGIHAELLFAWLRRLLPAHSPVPLALTGEPPRVDLLLFVHRVQGLAPGLYWLARDTDEAQPGLRADFLWQRLDGELPLYRLLEGDARGLAGFLSCGQDIAGDGCVALAMLARFDQALAEGAWLYPRLYWECGQIGQLLYLEAEAAGLSATGIGCFFDDAVHELLALADSRWQSLYHFTLGRAVWDDRLTSLPAYAELRRPPASGSRGEAV; encoded by the coding sequence ATGAAGGCCAGCGACGCGGTGCGCGCCTATCACCAACTGAGCAAGCACCAGCCCGAGCGCTTCGCCCCCGGCCCCGGCCAGCTGGACTGGGCGAGCCAGCCGGTGGCCTTTCGGCGCTACAGCGGCACGCGGCTGCTCGAGCTGTGGCAGCGGCCGCTGGAGGAGTCGCCGGTCTATGACGCGGTGTTCGCCGGCCCGCTCGGTGCACCGGCGCCGCTGGATCGCGCCAGCCTGTCGCAATTGCTCTACGACAGCCTCGCCATCTCCGCCTGGAAGGCGGCGGGCGGCAGCCGCTGGGCGCTGCGGGTCAATCCGTCGTCCGGCAACCTGCACCCGACCGAGGCCTATCTGCTGCTGCCGCCGGGGGCTGTGGAAGACGCCGGCCTGCTCGCCCACTACACGGCCGATGCCCATGCCCTGGAGGTGCGCGCCGAGTTGCCGCCGGCGCTGGGTCAACAGCTGCAAGCGGCGCTGCCGGCCGGCGGCTGCCTGCTCGCCCTGGCCAGCATCCCCTGGCGCGAGGCGTGGAAATACGGCGAGCGCGCCTACCGCTACTGCCAGCACGACCTCGGCCACGCCCTGGCTTGCCTGGCCATCGCCGCCAGCGCCCTGGGCTGGCAGGTGCGCCTGTTACGCGGGATCGCCGAGCGCGAACTGGACACGCTGTTCGGTCTGGATCGCGACGGCTTCCACGAAGCCGAGGCGGTCGATGCGTTGCTGTGGATCGGCCCGCCGCAGGAGCGCGAGCCGCGCCTGCCGGCCAGCCTGCTGCGCGGCCTGGCGGCGCTGGCGTTGCACGGCACGCCGAATCGGCTGTCGCGCCAGTACCGCGACTGGCCGGAGCTGGCGCGGATTCAAGAACTCTGTCGCGCGCCGGCGCTGGCGCCATTGCCCTGGCAAACGCCGGCGGCGCCCGTGCGCGCGGACAATCCTGGCCTGCCGCTGCGCCCGCTGCTGCACCGGCGGCGCAGCGCCCAGGCCATGGATGGTAAGGCGGGCATTCACGCCGAACTGCTGTTCGCCTGGCTGCGCCGGCTGCTGCCGGCGCATTCGCCGGTGCCCTTGGCGCTGACCGGCGAGCCGCCACGGGTCGATCTGCTGCTGTTCGTCCACCGCGTCCAAGGTCTGGCGCCGGGGCTGTACTGGCTGGCGCGCGACACCGATGAGGCGCAGCCGGGCCTGCGCGCGGATTTCCTCTGGCAGCGCCTGGACGGCGAGCTGCCGCTCTATCGCCTGCTCGAGGGCGATGCCCGCGGCCTGGCCGGTTTCCTGTCCTGTGGTCAGGACATCGCCGGCGACGGCTGCGTCGCCCTGGCCATGCTGGCGCGCTTCGACCAGGCGCTGGCCGAAGGCGCCTGGCTCTATCCTCGGCTTTACTGGGAATGCGGGCAGATCGGCCAGCTGCTCTACCTGGAAGCTGAGGCGGCGGGGCTGTCCGCCACCGGCATCGGCTGCTTCTTCGATGATGCGGTGCATGAATTGCTGGCGCTTGCCGACAGCCGCTGGCAAAGCCTTTACCATTTCACCCTCGGCCGCGCGGTGTGGGACGATCGCCTGACGTCCCTGCCGGCCTATGCAGAATTACGCAGACCGCCCGCGAGCGGGAGCAGAGGAGAGGCTGTATGA
- a CDS encoding DUF429 domain-containing protein: MNSTFAGNPYADYLGADLTDRYAKGRRPIDVCGLHAQADGSLVAEFWHWEWDAPPAPLDVTALLPELAAARSAMLDGPQALANPGERMRQCERLCGAAGKTPDRPPVDLPFAGFVRSSVELFCALADADLPVSPDNFAGGVSEAYPGDAWKRLAPGLMNKAKPQGRQARKAILERLGVRNLPESPSHDHLDACLCALIAAAADGKVAGLAVRSLGAPLLRDSEGVWREGPMATLESIQPLALDS; the protein is encoded by the coding sequence ATGAACAGCACTTTCGCCGGCAACCCATATGCGGATTATCTCGGCGCCGACCTCACCGACCGTTACGCGAAGGGCCGCCGGCCCATCGATGTCTGCGGGCTCCATGCACAAGCAGATGGCAGCCTGGTCGCCGAGTTCTGGCACTGGGAATGGGATGCGCCGCCTGCGCCACTGGACGTCACTGCGCTCTTACCCGAACTCGCAGCCGCCCGCTCGGCCATGCTGGATGGCCCGCAGGCCCTGGCCAACCCCGGAGAACGGATGCGCCAATGCGAACGGCTCTGCGGCGCGGCGGGCAAGACCCCCGACAGGCCACCGGTCGACCTCCCCTTTGCAGGTTTCGTGCGCTCGTCCGTCGAACTGTTCTGCGCCTTGGCTGACGCCGACCTGCCTGTCAGCCCGGACAACTTCGCCGGCGGCGTCAGCGAAGCCTACCCGGGTGACGCCTGGAAACGCTTGGCGCCCGGCCTGATGAACAAGGCAAAGCCGCAAGGACGGCAGGCGCGCAAGGCCATTCTGGAACGGCTGGGCGTGCGCAACTTGCCGGAATCGCCAAGTCACGATCATCTCGACGCCTGTCTCTGCGCGCTGATCGCCGCGGCCGCCGACGGGAAGGTTGCCGGCCTGGCGGTTCGCTCCCTGGGCGCACCGCTGCTCCGCGACAGCGAGGGTGTTTGGCGCGAAGGACCGATGGCGACCCTGGAGTCAATTCAACCCCTCGCTCTAGATTCGTAG
- a CDS encoding TIGR03862 family flavoprotein, which translates to MNESAAPAAPRATIIGGGPAGLMAAEVLALAGVRVDLYDAMPSVGRKFLLAGVGGMNITHSEPKQAFLSRYGERREQIEPLLAKFGADRLCAWIHGLGINTFVGSSGRVFPTDMKAAPLLRAWLKRLREHGVNLHTRSRWLGWNADGSLRIATVAGEIAVRSDSTLLALGGGSWARLGSDGTWVPLLEQRGIAVAALQPSNCGFEVSGWSPLFAEKFAGAPVKSSAIRLDQEPARLGEFVITTGGVEGSLIYSLSAPIRERIAAEGRATIYLDLLPQKSPAQVEAALRKPRGSKSISNHLRGQLGLDGVRAGLLRELSSAEAYADPAQLAAAIKALPLTLLKARPLDEAISSAGGVPFAALDQHLMLRQLPGVFCAGEMLDWEAPTGGYLLTACFASGRTAGLGMLEWLKPR; encoded by the coding sequence ATGAACGAGTCCGCCGCCCCTGCCGCCCCTCGCGCCACCATCATCGGCGGCGGCCCCGCCGGGCTGATGGCCGCCGAGGTGCTGGCGCTGGCCGGGGTCAGGGTCGACCTCTACGACGCCATGCCCTCGGTCGGGCGCAAGTTCCTGCTGGCCGGAGTGGGCGGGATGAATATCACCCATTCCGAGCCCAAGCAGGCCTTCCTCTCCCGCTACGGCGAGCGCCGCGAACAGATCGAGCCGCTGCTGGCCAAGTTCGGGGCCGATAGACTGTGTGCCTGGATTCACGGCCTGGGCATAAACACCTTCGTCGGCAGCTCCGGGCGAGTGTTCCCCACAGATATGAAGGCCGCGCCGCTGCTGCGCGCCTGGCTCAAGCGCCTGCGCGAGCATGGCGTGAACCTGCACACCCGCAGCCGCTGGCTGGGCTGGAACGCCGATGGCAGCCTGCGCATCGCCACGGTCGCAGGGGAAATCGCCGTGCGCAGCGACTCCACCCTGCTCGCCCTCGGCGGCGGCAGTTGGGCACGCCTCGGTTCGGACGGCACCTGGGTGCCGCTGCTGGAACAACGCGGCATCGCCGTGGCGGCGCTGCAGCCGAGCAACTGCGGCTTCGAGGTGAGCGGCTGGAGCCCGCTGTTCGCCGAGAAGTTCGCCGGCGCGCCGGTCAAGTCCAGCGCCATCCGCCTGGATCAGGAGCCCGCACGACTGGGCGAGTTTGTCATCACCACCGGCGGCGTCGAAGGCAGCCTGATCTACTCACTGTCGGCGCCGATCCGCGAACGGATCGCGGCCGAAGGCCGCGCGACGATTTATCTCGATCTGCTGCCGCAGAAAAGCCCGGCGCAGGTCGAAGCCGCCCTGCGCAAGCCGCGCGGCAGCAAGTCGATCAGCAACCACCTGCGCGGCCAACTCGGCCTCGACGGCGTGCGCGCCGGCCTGCTGCGCGAGTTGAGCAGCGCCGAGGCCTACGCCGATCCCGCGCAGCTGGCGGCCGCGATCAAGGCCCTGCCGCTGACCTTGCTGAAGGCACGGCCGCTGGACGAGGCGATCAGCAGCGCCGGCGGCGTGCCCTTCGCCGCGCTGGACCAGCACCTGATGCTGCGCCAGCTTCCCGGGGTGTTCTGCGCCGGCGAAATGCTCGACTGGGAAGCGCCCACCGGCGGCTACCTGCTCACCGCCTGCTTCGCCAGCGGCCGCACGGCCGGGCTGGGCATGCTGGAGTGGCTGAAACCTAGGTAA
- a CDS encoding aldehyde dehydrogenase family protein codes for MRDQLYINGEWVSPDLGGYFEVLDPASEQVIQRVPAGTEEDIDHAVRAARRAFEHGWGQTSGAERAGWLEALADELEAGQEALALLEVRDNGKPLAEAQWDIGDAIGCFRYYAELARELDSRQDEVLVLPDQRFRCRIRREPVGVAGQIIPWNYPLLMAAWKVAPALAAGATVVLKPSELTPLTALELAAAADRIGLPAGVLNLVTGLGAEAGGPLSQHPMVDKLAFTGSVPTGAKIMSAAAADIKNISLELGGKSAFIVFDDADVEAAVEWILFGIFWNQGQVCSATSRLLVQEGIATRLLERLVEATRNIRIGHGLEPGVQLGPLISQGQLDKVIGFIEQAKASGARLLTGGRRPAQLDRGYFIEPTIFDEPAENSSIWREEVFGPLLCVKRFKREEEAVRLANASRFGLAGAVMSGDPARAARVANALRAGIVWVNCSQPTFSQAPWGGMKQSGIGRELGRWGLENYLEVKQVTEYVGREPWGWYLK; via the coding sequence ATGCGCGATCAGTTGTATATCAATGGCGAGTGGGTCAGCCCGGATCTGGGTGGTTACTTCGAGGTGCTCGACCCGGCCAGCGAGCAAGTCATCCAGCGTGTGCCAGCCGGCACCGAAGAGGACATCGACCATGCCGTACGCGCCGCCCGGCGGGCCTTCGAGCATGGCTGGGGGCAGACCAGCGGAGCCGAGCGGGCGGGCTGGCTGGAGGCGCTGGCGGATGAACTGGAGGCTGGCCAGGAGGCGCTGGCCCTGCTCGAGGTGCGCGACAACGGCAAGCCGCTGGCGGAAGCGCAGTGGGATATCGGCGATGCGATTGGCTGCTTTCGTTATTACGCCGAGCTGGCGCGGGAACTGGACAGCCGCCAGGACGAGGTGCTGGTGCTGCCGGATCAGCGTTTCCGCTGCCGGATCCGCCGTGAGCCGGTCGGCGTGGCGGGGCAGATCATCCCGTGGAACTACCCCTTGCTGATGGCCGCGTGGAAAGTCGCCCCGGCGCTGGCGGCGGGTGCCACCGTGGTGTTGAAGCCCTCCGAGCTGACGCCGCTGACGGCGCTGGAGCTGGCCGCGGCGGCCGACCGCATCGGCCTGCCGGCGGGGGTGCTGAACCTGGTGACCGGCCTCGGCGCCGAGGCCGGCGGCCCGCTCAGCCAGCACCCGATGGTGGACAAGCTGGCCTTCACCGGCAGCGTGCCGACCGGCGCGAAGATCATGTCGGCCGCCGCCGCGGACATCAAAAACATCAGCCTGGAGCTGGGCGGCAAGTCGGCCTTCATCGTCTTCGACGATGCCGATGTCGAGGCGGCCGTGGAGTGGATTCTGTTCGGCATCTTCTGGAACCAGGGCCAGGTCTGCAGCGCCACCTCACGCCTGCTGGTGCAGGAGGGCATCGCCACGCGGCTGCTCGAGCGGTTGGTCGAAGCCACCCGCAACATCCGCATCGGTCACGGCCTGGAGCCGGGCGTGCAACTCGGTCCGCTGATCAGCCAGGGCCAGCTGGACAAGGTCATCGGCTTCATCGAGCAGGCCAAGGCCAGCGGCGCGCGGCTGCTCACCGGCGGTCGGCGTCCGGCGCAGCTGGACAGGGGTTATTTCATCGAGCCGACGATCTTCGATGAGCCGGCGGAGAACAGCAGCATCTGGCGCGAGGAGGTGTTCGGCCCGCTGCTCTGCGTCAAACGCTTCAAGCGTGAGGAAGAGGCCGTGCGCCTGGCCAACGCCAGCCGCTTCGGCCTGGCCGGCGCGGTGATGAGCGGCGATCCAGCACGCGCGGCGCGGGTGGCCAACGCCCTGCGCGCCGGCATCGTCTGGGTCAACTGTTCGCAGCCGACCTTCAGCCAGGCGCCGTGGGGCGGCATGAAGCAGAGCGGCATCGGCCGCGAGCTGGGACGCTGGGGACTGGAGAATTACCTGGAAGTGAAACAGGTGACCGAGTACGTCGGCCGCGAACCCTGGGGCTGGTATCTGAAGTGA
- a CDS encoding VOC family protein, whose protein sequence is MNPLRSVELKAFVPAKDFQLSRQFYQDLGFKPGWADEQLAYFSHGEHCAFLLQNYYVREWADNCMLHLLVEDLDAWWQQIQEARLAERYGVRLVPPQEQPWGMRDCVLIDPSGVLWRIAQNT, encoded by the coding sequence ATGAACCCACTACGCAGCGTCGAACTCAAGGCCTTCGTGCCGGCCAAGGATTTCCAACTCAGCCGGCAGTTCTACCAGGACCTGGGTTTCAAACCCGGCTGGGCCGATGAGCAGCTGGCCTATTTCAGTCACGGCGAGCATTGCGCCTTCCTGCTGCAGAACTATTACGTCCGCGAATGGGCCGACAACTGCATGCTGCATCTGCTGGTCGAGGACCTGGACGCCTGGTGGCAGCAGATCCAGGAGGCCCGCCTCGCCGAGCGCTATGGCGTGCGCCTGGTGCCGCCGCAGGAGCAGCCCTGGGGCATGCGCGACTGCGTGCTGATCGACCCGAGCGGCGTGCTCTGGCGCATCGCGCAGAACACTTAA
- a CDS encoding GNAT family N-acetyltransferase — translation MEAIELHSPRLRLRAWRDADLPAFAALNADPAVMRHFPACLSRDESDALAARIRAHFAAHGFGAWALERRDSGAFIGFTGLAQVGFAAPFSPAVEIGWRLARAHWGQGFAREAARAALACAFERLGLDEVVAFTTPSNLPSQRVMQAIGMRHDPADDFEHPQLPPGHPLRRHVLYRLSREQWREGL, via the coding sequence GTGGAAGCGATCGAACTGCACAGCCCGCGTCTGCGCCTGCGCGCCTGGCGTGACGCCGACCTGCCGGCCTTCGCCGCGCTGAATGCCGATCCGGCGGTGATGCGCCACTTTCCCGCCTGCTTGAGTCGCGACGAAAGCGACGCGCTGGCGGCACGCATCCGTGCGCACTTCGCCGCGCATGGCTTCGGCGCTTGGGCGCTGGAACGGCGCGACAGCGGCGCCTTCATCGGCTTCACCGGGTTGGCGCAGGTCGGCTTCGCGGCGCCTTTCAGCCCGGCGGTGGAGATCGGCTGGCGCCTGGCGCGGGCGCACTGGGGCCAGGGTTTCGCCCGCGAGGCGGCGCGGGCGGCGCTGGCCTGCGCCTTCGAGCGGCTGGGGTTGGACGAGGTGGTGGCGTTCACCACGCCGAGCAATCTGCCATCGCAGCGGGTGATGCAGGCCATCGGCATGCGCCACGATCCGGCCGACGACTTCGAGCACCCGCAGCTGCCGCCCGGCCATCCGCTGCGCCGGCATGTGCTGTACCGGCTGAGCCGTGAGCAATGGCGGGAGGGGCTATGA